TTTCGTCGCCGCAGCCATGGAGCGGTCTCCCCCTTCAAACCGACTCACCGCTGCGACGCGGCCCGTAAACCCCACTGCGATTTCGGATTCCCAGAACTCGCTCCCCCCATCCGAACCTCTAAAACGAACATGAACCAAGAATTCACCGCGTCCGATCGTCGCCGAGCCATCCTCGCGCTCGTCTTGGTCAATGCGATGTGGGGAGCTTCGTTTCCGATCATGAAGGCCTTGAATCTACAGATCGATGGTCACTTCGGAGTGACCCAGTGGACCGCCTCGGGCTGGCTTCGCGTCAGTTCGGCGGGGTGGTTGATCGGGATGCGGTTTGGGATGGCCTTTTTGCTCTTGGTCCTGCTGTTACGAGGCATGCTGGCCCGCGTGCAATGGCCGCATCTACTTGCGGGTGCCGCGATTGGATTCCTGTTTTGTTGCGGTTTGTTGCTGCAAGTCATGGGACTCGCCACGATCCCGGCTTCGCGCAGCGGTTTTCTGACAAGCTTGGTGGTGATCATTACGCCGATGATGAACACGCTGGTACGGAAGCGGTTGCCCCGGCGGTGTGTCATCTTGGGGGCCTTGGTGGCGGTGATTGGAGTCGCCACGTTGACCGGCTTGATTGCGATCGAGAACGGCCAGGTATCCTTGGCCAAGGATGCGTTCGCCCAATGGACCCACGGAGATACGCTGACGACCGTGGCCACTTTGTTTTTCAGCGCCCAGATCTTACTGATCGACGTGTTCGGCAAACGTTATGAATCAGTATTGTTCACTCCCAGCATGTTTGCCACGACGTCGATTTTCGCGTTCGCGGTTTTTGGCTGCTCGAGTTTCTACGTCCCCGAGGTCGCCAGCGGAGGGTGGATCGGACTGGCGAGCGAGCCACGTTTCTATTTCCTATTGGCCGTCTTATGCGTCTTTCCGTCGCTGGTTGCTTTTATGTGGATGAACAAATACCAGCCAAGATTGACTGCGGGGCAAGCTGCCGTGATCTACACGCTTGAACCGTTGTTCGCGTCGACCTGGGCGATGTTCTGTCCCGCAATCATCAGTGCCATGTGCGCAATCCACTACGCCAACGAGTCGTTTAGTATGCCGCTATTAGCCGGCGGATCGCTGGTCATGTTGGCAAACGTGTTAGCGTTGTGGCCGGAAAGGAAAACCACGACACGCGACATTGTGTTGCAAGCGAAGGGCGAGGAGTGACCGTCAATGCTCGCTACTGCGACGGTGCGTGACCATTCCTCGCTGACGTTGATTGTGCGTGCGTTAGACTCGTTTCCTGACGCCAACGACGTCAATGGACACCAGGCCAGTCGGGTCACCGCTCAGGGCCTTTGGCCGTCAACGGTTGCGTCGTCAATGGATTCCATCGCGATGTCCGGCGGTGCGATCGCGGTGCCAATGCCTGACTTAAAATCGACCAGGAAATAACAGCTGACCGAAATCACAACGACGCCGATCAAGTTCAGTGCCAAGCCCGCTCTAGCCATCTCGCGAACCGTCAATTGTTCCGAGCCAAAGACGATGGCATTGGGCGGCGTCGCGACCGGCAACATGAACGCACAACTTGCCGATAACGCGGCAGGCACCATCAAGACCGCGGCGTCATACCCCGCTCCTTCGGCCACGGCACCTAAGATCGGCATCAACAGCGTCGTGGTCGCAGTGTTGGAGGTGACTTCGGTTAAAAAGGTCACCGTCAAACAGATCACACCGATCAGCAATAGCGGATGAAGCCCCGAAAGTTGGGCAAATTGGCCTCCGATCGTTTGGGAAAGTCCCGTCACTTCGGCCGCCTTGGCAATCGCTAACCCGCCTCCGAACAGAATCAAGATGCCCCAAGGGATGTCGCGAGCGGTTTCCCAATCGAGCAAACGGTCAGCTTGCAATCGCTTCGGACCCGCTGCGGTTTTCGCGGGACGTTCGCTGGTTTTCCCACTGGGAATCAGGAACAGGGCGACCACGGCGGCCAAGCCGACCGTCGCGTCATGCGCCATCGGCATGTCTAACCAAAACGACCAACCGCCCATCGGAGCACTACGCGTGATCCATAACAATGCGGTCAACGAAATGACACCTAAGACGCGTCGCTGAGCGCTCGTCCATGGCCCCAAATTTTGCAGTTGCATCGTGGAGCCATGCGAAAGCCCCCGCGTCAACAGCACTCCCGCAGCGACCAGCATGATCAACGCGACCGGGACTCCTATTTTTAGCCAAGAGATAAAATCGACCGAATGAGCATTCTGCTGCTCGTAAATCGAGACAAAGATTCCGTTAGGGGGCGTACCGATGATGGTCGCAATCCCGCCGATACTTGAGCCATAGGCGACCGCCAACAAGAGCGGCACGTTTAGTTTCGCATCGTTTTGTTCAGCGAGCACGGCAATCGCCACCGGTAACATGATCAATGCCGTTGCGGTGTTCGAAATCCACATGCTTGAAAAGGCGGTGGCAACGAGAAACCCAAGCACGATCCGTCGCTGGGATTTCGTCCCCAGCAGATTCATCAACCCATGCGACACGCGGAGATGCGTTTGGGATCGCTCGGCCGCGCGCGAAATCATAAACCCCGCCATGAACAACAAGACAAACTTGTCGCCATAGGCTTCGGCAAGCTGGCGATGGTCGAGCACACCCGCCATTGGAAAGACCACAAACGGCAATAGCGATGTAACCGGAATCGGAATCACCTCGGTGCACCACCATAGGCCGCAAAGCGAGGTGACCGCGGCGGTCACCGCAGCGGCGTGTTCCAACCCAAACCCGTCCACGCACAACACATAGACGCCACACGCGAGTAGCAATCCGGCGACCGTTAGGAGGCTGCGAAAGTGTGGCATCACGGAGGAGGTCCAAACAAAAGGAAACGGAACACATAAGGAAATGGAAACGGTCACCGCTCGGCCCGCGCGGAGGCCGGCAAGCGAGTGTCGTCCGCGTGGACTGAGAAAAGGCGACAAGAAACGAACTGATTTGCGGCCGAATTCTGCGAGAGCGATAAATCCAAACGACAATGAATCCAAACGCCCCAGTTCCGCTCCAACCGACCGCTCCAAAGTATAGGGAATTCGGCCGCCGGTCGCTGGCACCTAGGACGCCCTTATTTCTTCGCCCCGCAGGGGAAACGCGATATGCATCGCCGTCGGCTTGGTATTTTATGTTGTACTTCGATTCCCCGCAGCAAAGCGCAAGCTTCATTCATTGTTTCCTGACCGAATCACCTCTTCGCAACGTGAAGAAAAGGTTAGAATGCTAAGCGTCGCAGTGAGAGCTACTTTTCTGTTATTGAATTAGGTTAGAGCATGAGGACTGAAACAAACGCACACCGTGCCTACCTGCATCTAAGAAACAAATTAATTTCGGGCGATTTTGAACCGGGAACGCGATTGCTCTACGGACCGATCGGCAAAGAGATTGGAGTCAGTGCGACGCCGGTGCGAGAGGCCGCAGGGCAATTGGCCAACGAGGGACTCGTCGATCTGGTTCCCAACATGGGAGCGATCGTACGCCGGCTCGATCGAAACGCCTTGATCGAAATTTACGAGGTTCGCGAAGTGATCGAACCGGCCACCGCGGCGATGGCAGCGAAGCGGGCGAGCCCCGAGCAACTCTTGGTGATTGAAGAAGAGTTGCAGCAAATGTTGGAATTGACTTCACAGCATGAACAATCTGCGGCCCAATATGCGGGCAAACGAATCAAGGGGCGATTTGACAAGGCGGATTATCGATTTCATATGTCGATCATCGAAGCCACTGGCAACCAGGCGCTCGTGCGCACGGCTTCCCAGTCGCAAGTGTTAACACGTGTGTTTGGCATTCGACGGCATCGCCATGATATCGAAGCGATGCAACGCACCTGCAAAGACCACCAACGTATTTTTGAAGCGATCCGCACCGGCGATGCCGAGGAAGCATGCCAAGCGGCTGTGGATCATATCCGCAATGGGTTGCAGGCTTCCTTGCTCGAAATCGATGCGGAGCCCGAAACGGAAGTGAACACGTCCGAGGCAGGCTGAGGCTGGACATTTCACAACCCCAAAGAGTTAGCAGTATTGCATCGACGCAACACGCTCCGCCGCACCCAAGTGCAACGTTCACGCAGGACACACTCACGCTAATCGACGCAAGCTCGCACTAATCAAGGCAAGTGCCGTTGGCGAACCGTTTGGCAAGTTGCCGGTATTGGGCGTACAACGAATCGTATGCCTGAGTGCGTTGGAGACGAGGCCGGACGATGTCTTGGCTCCCCTTGGCGACGCTCGCCATCGCGCCGGCCGCTTCGCGGATCGATTGGAATCCGCTCGCTTCGGGGCCTGCCGCGATCATGCCCAATACCGCTGCCCCCACGGCCGGACCTTGCGTGGATGGATGAATTTCAATCTCGCTGCCAAGCACATCAGCATAGACTTCGACGAAGGCGCGGTTGTGATGCGGCAGCCCGCCGGTCGCCACGAGTCGTTCGATCGGCACGCCGCCATCGCGAAGCAGTTCGACAATCCAACGCAGCCCAAATGCCGAGCCTTCCATCAACGCCAAGTACATGTGTTCCGGACCGTGCTCGAGCCCTAGCCCAGTGAAGGCGCCACGCAGACTCCCGTCCATCAATGGCGTACGGCAACCGTTCATCCAATCCAAACACATCACGCCTTGAGCCCCTGGGGGCAAGCGAAGTGCAGCTTCGGCAAGCGAATCGAAGGAATCGAGTCCAAGCAAACGGCGCAGCCATGCAAACGCATCCCCGACCGCGGCTTGGCCCGTTTCGTATCCAAACATGCCTGGCAAAATGCCCCCCTCGACCACCCCCGCGATGCCGGGGATCTCCGCGGCGACGTTTGCGTTTAGCATGTGACAACTACTCGTGCCCAGCACCATCACCAGCGTTCCTGGTTCGGCAGCCCCGACGCCGGGAACGGCCGCGTGAGCATCGATGATGGCGGCCGAAACGGGAGTGCCCGCACGAAGTCCGAAGCGCGTTGCCATCGCTTGAGTTAAACCACCAGCCACCTCACCGGGCGACCGCATCACCCCAGGCAATCGGCTGCGCACGGCTGCGGCCAATTGAGGATGGACGGCCGAGAAAAAGGCGTCCGACGGGTATCCGTCGCTGGCCGACCACATCGCTTTGTAGCCAGCTTGGCAAGTCGAGCGAGTCAGCGACTCCGCCGGACCGCCGACCAATTGCCAAACCAACCAATCGCCCGCCTCGAGCCAGACATCGGCTGCGGCGGCGACATCGGGAGCCTGCTCAATCGTTTCGAGCATTTTAGGAAAGAACCATTCCAAGCCGATCGTCCCACCATACCGCTGTAAGAACGCCTCGTCACGCTCGCGAGCCACGGCGTTCATCCGTTCGGTTTGCTCCAGGGCACCGTGATGTTTCCAAAGTTTCGGCCACGCCAAGGGAGTTGATTTCAATGAATCTAATTGGCATAGCGGCGTGCCATCCGATCGTGTCGGCAGCATCGTACAACTGGTGAAGTCGACACCGATTCCCACAATCCTGTCGCCCGTGACCGCCGCCTCGACCATCGCGGCACACGTTGCCGACGCAGCCGAATCGAGCCAATCCCCAGGCGATTGCAACGCGTAACGAGCCGGCAAGAGGGTATCCCCCCCAGGAAGTGTCTCGGTGATTTGCCCGTTCGCATATTCGCTCGACGCCAACCCGAGTTGATGCCCCGCAGCATCGATTAAGATCGCGCGGACCGATTCGGTGCCAAAGTCGAGGCCCAGTGAAACGGGGTGGTTCATCGTTGTCGCTCCGTTAACGTTGCAATTGTGGGACGCGGTTCACGCCGGTGAAGGGGGCAGGGGTTCAAGCGGCGGGTTCACCCCGCAGTGCCAAATTCTACCGCACCGTTTGGCGATGGCCGAGTCCCGTCCCAAAGTAACTTTTGTAAAACATGGCAACCGCGTTCGGCCACTACAGCCCGTCGAGTGCGACGCCGCCGGTATGATGCGCCAATTGGATCAAATC
The sequence above is a segment of the Novipirellula galeiformis genome. Coding sequences within it:
- a CDS encoding DMT family transporter; the encoded protein is MNQEFTASDRRRAILALVLVNAMWGASFPIMKALNLQIDGHFGVTQWTASGWLRVSSAGWLIGMRFGMAFLLLVLLLRGMLARVQWPHLLAGAAIGFLFCCGLLLQVMGLATIPASRSGFLTSLVVIITPMMNTLVRKRLPRRCVILGALVAVIGVATLTGLIAIENGQVSLAKDAFAQWTHGDTLTTVATLFFSAQILLIDVFGKRYESVLFTPSMFATTSIFAFAVFGCSSFYVPEVASGGWIGLASEPRFYFLLAVLCVFPSLVAFMWMNKYQPRLTAGQAAVIYTLEPLFASTWAMFCPAIISAMCAIHYANESFSMPLLAGGSLVMLANVLALWPERKTTTRDIVLQAKGEE
- a CDS encoding SLC13 family permease, which codes for MPHFRSLLTVAGLLLACGVYVLCVDGFGLEHAAAVTAAVTSLCGLWWCTEVIPIPVTSLLPFVVFPMAGVLDHRQLAEAYGDKFVLLFMAGFMISRAAERSQTHLRVSHGLMNLLGTKSQRRIVLGFLVATAFSSMWISNTATALIMLPVAIAVLAEQNDAKLNVPLLLAVAYGSSIGGIATIIGTPPNGIFVSIYEQQNAHSVDFISWLKIGVPVALIMLVAAGVLLTRGLSHGSTMQLQNLGPWTSAQRRVLGVISLTALLWITRSAPMGGWSFWLDMPMAHDATVGLAAVVALFLIPSGKTSERPAKTAAGPKRLQADRLLDWETARDIPWGILILFGGGLAIAKAAEVTGLSQTIGGQFAQLSGLHPLLLIGVICLTVTFLTEVTSNTATTTLLMPILGAVAEGAGYDAAVLMVPAALSASCAFMLPVATPPNAIVFGSEQLTVREMARAGLALNLIGVVVISVSCYFLVDFKSGIGTAIAPPDIAMESIDDATVDGQRP
- a CDS encoding ribulokinase — translated: MNHPVSLGLDFGTESVRAILIDAAGHQLGLASSEYANGQITETLPGGDTLLPARYALQSPGDWLDSAASATCAAMVEAAVTGDRIVGIGVDFTSCTMLPTRSDGTPLCQLDSLKSTPLAWPKLWKHHGALEQTERMNAVARERDEAFLQRYGGTIGLEWFFPKMLETIEQAPDVAAAADVWLEAGDWLVWQLVGGPAESLTRSTCQAGYKAMWSASDGYPSDAFFSAVHPQLAAAVRSRLPGVMRSPGEVAGGLTQAMATRFGLRAGTPVSAAIIDAHAAVPGVGAAEPGTLVMVLGTSSCHMLNANVAAEIPGIAGVVEGGILPGMFGYETGQAAVGDAFAWLRRLLGLDSFDSLAEAALRLPPGAQGVMCLDWMNGCRTPLMDGSLRGAFTGLGLEHGPEHMYLALMEGSAFGLRWIVELLRDGGVPIERLVATGGLPHHNRAFVEVYADVLGSEIEIHPSTQGPAVGAAVLGMIAAGPEASGFQSIREAAGAMASVAKGSQDIVRPRLQRTQAYDSLYAQYRQLAKRFANGTCLD
- a CDS encoding GntR family transcriptional regulator, which encodes MRTETNAHRAYLHLRNKLISGDFEPGTRLLYGPIGKEIGVSATPVREAAGQLANEGLVDLVPNMGAIVRRLDRNALIEIYEVREVIEPATAAMAAKRASPEQLLVIEEELQQMLELTSQHEQSAAQYAGKRIKGRFDKADYRFHMSIIEATGNQALVRTASQSQVLTRVFGIRRHRHDIEAMQRTCKDHQRIFEAIRTGDAEEACQAAVDHIRNGLQASLLEIDAEPETEVNTSEAG